One genomic segment of Tiliqua scincoides isolate rTilSci1 chromosome 6, rTilSci1.hap2, whole genome shotgun sequence includes these proteins:
- the ZCCHC4 gene encoding rRNA N6-adenosine-methyltransferase ZCCHC4, with protein MERVQRLGVKLFLDQDSATQAPHCPHGPTLLFSKRLEDKEEGRRFYACSACRERKDCNFFQWENEKVSEARLLAREKYNQSHRPPFSHAENVTRYKEFALLPLSKRKFCQECQQLLLPAEWGKHAGHQILSNISPAHLKRPSQLLSPLENKKTNAQYLFADRSCQFLLDLIVALGFKRVLCVGTPRLHELIKFQASQDQNICVTSLLLDIDFRYSQFYTEGDFCHYNMFNHHFFGGEAAYEICQKFLQQSKGKDVIMVTDPPFGGLVEALAFSFKKLIAMWRQSGDADPSSKELPILWIFPYFLESRILEFFPDFSMLDYQVDYDNHALFKHGKMGRKQSPVRIFTNLSPHLVMLPADEGYRFCSVCQRYVSLNNHHCEICNSCTSKDGRRWTHCFLCKKCVKPSWIHCSVCDRCALPGHSCTNAETGCFVCGAADHKRTTCPELRVVRRVCKGGKRPSQKNNLINANVMKITSGKKTRRARQKKRKK; from the exons ATGGAGAGGGTGCAGCGCTTGGGGGTGAAGCTGTTCCTGGATCAGGACTCTGCAACTCAGGCTCCCCATTGCCCACATG gaCCTACTCTCCTGTTTTCAAAACGTCTTGAAGACAAGGAAGAGGGAAGAAGATTTTATGCTTGTTCTGCTTGTAGAGAAAGAAAAGACTGTAACTTTTTCCAGTGGGAAAATGAAAAG GTGTCGGAAGCGAGACTTCTAGCACGGGAAAAGTACAACCAAAGTCATCGACCCCCTTTCTCTCACGCAGAAAATGTGACAAG GTACAAAGAGTTTGCCCTCTTGCCACTGTCAAAAAGGAAGTTTTGTCAAGAATGTCAACAGCTCCTTTTGCCAGCCGAGTGGGGAAAACATGCTGGACATCAGATACTTAGCAATATCTCGCCTGCTCACCTGAAAAGACCCAGCCAACTTCTCAGTCCCCTGGAGAACAAGAAAACAAATGCACAATATCTGTTTGCTGACAGAAGTTGCCAGTTCCTGCTGGACCTGATCGTTGCGCTAGGATTCAAAAGAGTGCTTTGTGTTGGCACCCCAAG ACTTCATGAATTGATCAAATTTCAAGCATCACAAGACCAAAATATCTGCGTTACGAGTCTCTTATTAGATATTGATTTTAG ATATTCTCAGTTTTATACAGAAGGGGACTTCTGCCACTACAATATGTTTAACCATCATTTCTTTGGTGGAGAG GCTGCATATGAAATCTGTCAGAAATTtttgcagcaaagcaaaggcaaaGATGTCATCATGGTGACCGATCCGCCATTTGGAGGTTTGGTTGAAGCTCTGGCTTTTAGTTTCAAAAAGCTGATTGCAATGTGGAGACAATCAGGAGATGCAG ATCCTTCCAGCAAAGAGTTACCCATACTTTggatatttccatattttttGGAGTCGCGCATTCTTGAATTTTTCCCAGATTTCAGTATGCTGGATTATCAG GTAGACTATGATAATCATGCCCTCTTCAAGCATGGAAAGATGGGTCGTAAACAGTCCCCTGTTCGTATTTTTACCAACCTTTCACCGCATTTGGTAATGCTTCCTGCTGATGAAGGTTACAG GTTTTGCTCTGTGTGCCAGCGCTATGTCAGTTTAAACAACCACCACTGTGAAATCTGCAATTCATGCACATCAAAA gATGGGAGGCGATGGACACACTGTTTTCTTTGCAAAAAATGTGTAAAACCat CTTGGATTCACTGCAGCGTTTGTGATCGCTGTGCGCTTCCAGGCCACTCTTGTACAAATGCTGAAACAGGATGTTTTGTTTGTGGCGCTGCAGACCATAAACGCACCACCTGTCCTGAACTGCGTGTGGTTAGGAGAGTGTGCAA AGGTGGTAAAAGGCCGTCGCAGAAAAACAACTTGATAAATGCAAACGTTATGAAAATAACCAGTGGAAAGAAGACTAGAAGGGCAcggcaaaaaaagagaaagaagtag